One stretch of Williamwhitmania sp. DNA includes these proteins:
- a CDS encoding universal stress protein, with product MSSFDTNRPNPDELLASLYREEEKSKRGKLKIFFGMCAGVGKTYTMLQTAHAEKQKGSDIIIGYVETHDRRETAMLVEGFELIPRLSMEYKSTTIQEMDLDSILAHKPQVVLVDELAHTNAPGSRHAKRYQDVLEILENGIDVYTTLNVQHLESRSETVAQITGIVVHETLPDEIFENADEIELVDLTSEELLQRLSEGKIYTPERSRDAIENFFRKGNITALREMALRLVADRVDKQLHDYLQLKRIRGPWKSGLHLLVAIGPSPFSSRLLRWAKTLSYTMGANIQAIYVDTSHKLTVKEQGQLDRNINLTKQLGIKLRIVTNYDIVKAIVDFAQKENITHIVVGKPRSRNILSMFRLGNFVNRLIRYSGNIDVYILGADRQAKDWFREKASAPSFTSSARQYFSTFLAVVLSSIICYLVKDIIGYQVVSFILLFLVSILAI from the coding sequence ATGAGCAGTTTCGACACAAATAGACCGAACCCCGATGAACTTTTAGCTTCACTTTATAGGGAAGAAGAAAAGAGTAAGCGTGGAAAGCTGAAAATATTTTTCGGCATGTGTGCGGGCGTTGGTAAAACCTACACCATGCTGCAAACCGCTCATGCCGAAAAGCAAAAAGGAAGTGACATAATTATAGGTTACGTCGAAACTCACGACCGTAGAGAAACAGCCATGCTGGTGGAAGGATTTGAACTAATCCCCCGGTTAAGCATGGAATACAAATCCACCACCATTCAGGAAATGGATTTGGACAGCATCCTAGCGCACAAACCACAGGTTGTATTGGTTGATGAGCTAGCCCACACCAATGCTCCTGGTAGCCGCCATGCAAAACGGTATCAGGATGTTCTGGAGATTTTGGAGAATGGTATTGATGTTTACACAACCCTAAATGTTCAGCACCTCGAAAGCCGTTCAGAAACGGTAGCTCAAATTACAGGTATCGTGGTGCATGAAACCTTGCCTGATGAAATCTTTGAAAATGCCGACGAGATTGAGCTGGTTGACTTGACCTCCGAGGAGCTGCTTCAACGACTATCTGAAGGAAAGATTTATACTCCAGAAAGGTCGAGAGACGCTATAGAAAATTTCTTTCGTAAGGGCAACATAACTGCCTTGAGAGAAATGGCACTGCGCCTCGTAGCGGATCGGGTAGACAAGCAGCTACACGACTACTTGCAGTTAAAGCGTATCCGTGGACCGTGGAAATCGGGGTTACATCTTTTGGTTGCCATTGGCCCTAGCCCCTTCTCTAGCCGATTGCTACGCTGGGCAAAAACATTGTCGTATACCATGGGGGCAAATATCCAGGCCATCTATGTAGATACTTCACACAAGTTGACAGTGAAAGAACAGGGACAACTTGACAGGAACATCAACCTTACGAAGCAGCTGGGAATTAAGCTCCGAATAGTAACCAACTACGACATTGTTAAGGCCATTGTTGACTTTGCGCAAAAAGAAAATATTACGCACATTGTTGTTGGAAAACCACGCAGTCGCAATATTCTATCAATGTTTCGACTTGGCAATTTTGTGAATAGATTAATTCGTTACAGTGGGAATATAGATGTTTACATACTTGGAGCCGATAGGCAGGCAAAGGATTGGTTTAGAGAAAAAGCATCTGCACCCTCTTTTACTTCATCTGCTCGCCAATATTTTTCTACGTTTCTTGCTGTAGTCTTATCCTCTATCATCTGTTACCTCGTTAAAGACATCATAGGCTACCAGGTTGTTTCATTTATTTTGCTCTTCTTAGTATCGATTCTTGCCATAT